TTAACCATGGGCCGACCCGAACTTCAGGAGATCAACAACCTGCGCGCTGGCTATCGACGTGAGGACGCCTTGGCTTTAGCTGCAGCACTAGAAGCGGGTCAAAGACATCCGTTGGCACTTTCCTTGATGCGTGCTGCTCAAGCAGAAAATATAACCTTACCTTTAATGAGCGACCCAGTAATGAATCAGCTAGGCAAAGGTTTAAGTTCTGGCGCCTATCGCTTAGGAAGTGCTTCGTGGCTAGGAATTGAACAGGGCGTTCAATTAGGGCAATACGGTCAAGTTCATTTAGCAGATTCACAAGGTTTGATAGCCAGCTTTATTTTCTTGGATACGCCGAGACCAGGACTAGAGAAATTTTTAAATGTTGTGAAATCTAGGAATATAAAAGTACATCTAGTTTCTGGAGATGATCGCGCTACCGTTGCATGGTGGGCCCATCATGTTAGTATCGAAAATTATCAAGGAGGTTGTACACCTGAAGATAAATACGATTACATTGAGCGCTTACAAAAAGAGAAGCGTTTTGTTTGGGCAATTGGCGATGGTGTTAATGATGCTCCTTTGCTTGCACGTGCTGATATCTCTATCGCAGTTGGCGCGGGTGCACCTTTGGCGGCTGCAGGGGCTGATGCAATTTTGACTGCCGTATCTTTAGATTCATTAGCCAAAACTCTATTGCTAGCCGATAAAACTCAAACCATTATTAAAGAAAATTTATTGTGGGCTTTAATCTATAACTTGCTTGCTATTCCGGCCGCTATGATGGGCTGGGTCAATCCATGGGTTGCCGGCATAGGCATGTCACTGTCATCACTTGCCGTGACTTTAAACGCCTGGCGGTTACGAAAAGCTTAGACTATAGGGATGGAAAGCCTTTTTCTCCTCATCCCTTTGTCCTTGGTTCTAGTTGGACTATTGGTTTGGGTTTTACGGTGGTCTATCAAGAGTGGTCAATTTAACGATTTAGATGGCCCTGGTCACGCAATATTGATGGATGATGATGCTCCTAAACCCTCAAAAAGTTAGTGAACACTCTCAAAAATAAATATATAAATAGTGGGTTTTAGAAAAGAGGGGTGTTTCTTACGAGGATCCTCTGAATTTGCCCCACCCTTTTTGATATAGATCAAACTCCCTTTACAACCTTACTTTGATAATCAATCCGGTCTGTTTGGATTATGTCGTTGTTTGGTCGCAAAAAAGGAGAAACCATGGGACTTACCGTGGGGAGTAATCAAGATACCTTCAATTACAAGGTTATCAGCCAATTTGCCATTGTTACTGTGCTCTGGGGAATTGTTGGCATGCTCGTGGGGGTCATCCTCGCAGCCCAGCTCATCTGGCCTGAAATCACTTTTAACATTCCTTGGTTGAGCTATGGGCGTCTGCGTCCTTTGCACACCAATGCAGTGATTTTTGCTTTTGGTGGATCTGCCTTATTCGCAACGTCCTATTACATTGTGCAGCGCACGTGTCAGGTGCGTCTCTTCTGTGACAAGTTGGCGGCATTTACCTTCTGGGGTTGGCAAGCGATCATTGTTTCTGCAGCCATTACCCTTCCTTTGGGCATTACAACCTCAAAAGAGTATGCCGAACTTGAGTGGCCAATTGACTTATTGATCACTGTTGTTTGGGTTGCTTACGCAATTGTCTTCTTCGGTACTGTAATTAAACGTAAGATAAAGCATATTTATGTTTCCAATTGGTTCTTCGGCGCTTACATTTTGACGATTGCGGTATTGCACATCGTCAATAACATCGAGATGCCAGCAAGTCTCTTCAAGTCTTACTCGGCATATGCTGGTGCGCAAGATGCGATGATTCAGTGGTGGTATGGCCATAACGCAGTAGGCTTCTTCTTGACCACGAGCTTCTTGGGCATGATGTACTACTTCATTCCAAAACAGGCTGAACGTCCAATTTACTCTTATCGTTTGTCCATTGTTCACTTCTGGGCTTTGAACTTTACGTATATGTGGGCGGGTCCTCATCACTTACAACACACCTCTTTACCTGATTGGACTCAGTCCTTGGGTATGGTGTTCTCCTTGATCTTGTTGGCGCCGTCATGGGGCGGCATGATCAACGGCATCATGACTTTATCTGGCGCATGGTACAAGTTACGTCGTGACCCGCTCTTGAAATTCTTGGTAGTGGCTTTGTCCTTCTACGGTATGTCTACATTCGAAGGTTCCATGATGTCTATCAAGACCGTAAATAGCTTGTCCCACTACACGGATTGGACTATTGGTCACGTTCACTCGGGCGCGTTAGGTTGGGTTGCGATGATTACGATCGGCTCCTTGTACTACCTGATTCCGCGTTTAGTGGGTCAAAAGGATATGTACAGCACCAAGTTAATCGAATTGCATTTCTGGATCGCTACGATCGGTGTGGTGATTTACATCGCTGCAATGTGGATTGCAGGGGTAATGCAAGGTTTAATGTGGAGAGCATTCGAGCCAGACGGAACTTTGACTTACAGCTTCGTAGAGTCTGTTAAAGCAACTTATCCCTTCTATGTCATTCGTTTGTTAGGCGGCCTGTGTTACTTAAGCGGCATGTTTGTGATGGCTTATAACGTCTACAAAACTGTGATTGGTAAAAAATTCATTGACGCTGCAATTCCACAAGCGTCTGTAGCAGCTCATTAAGGATAAGAACATGTCAGAACAACGTCGATTTTTCTCCCACGAAACGCTTGAGCGTAATGTTGGTTGGTTGATCATCGCTATCATTGCGGCAATTTCGATTGCCGGCTTGGTGCAGATCGTTCCTTTGTTTTTCCAACACTCCACAACCGAACCAAGTCCTGGTGTTGAGCCTTATTCCGTTTTGCGTTTAGCGGGCCGCGATATCTATCAACGTGAAGGTTGCTTAGGTTGCCATTCGCAGCAGATTCGTACACTACGCTCAGAGGTTGAGCGTTACGGTCCTTACTCATTAGCTGGCGAGTCTGTATTTGATCACCCATTCCTATGGGGTAGTAAGCGTACAGGTCCAGATTTAGCTCGTGTAGGCGGACGCTATTCAGATGACTGGCATCGGATTCACTTGCGTAATCCGCGTGATGTGGTGCCTGAGTCCAATATGCCAGCGTATCCGTATTTGCAAAAGCCTGTGGCTGATACCATTGCTTCTCATATGGTCGCCATGCGTCGCTTAGGTGTGCCATACACTGACGAACAAATTGCGAACGCGCCTAAAGAGTTGGAAGGTAAGACTGAAGAAGATGCTTTGATTGCTTATCTTCAGGGCTTGGGCGTAAATCGTAGATACATCATTATTGATGAGGTAGTTGCCAAGTAATCCTTGGAAACTGAGAAATTATGCAAAATATCGCGCCCTACCTCTCAGCAATTTCTACCGTGCTTGGCTTGGTATTTTTTATTGGAATCGTTTGGTGGGCTTGGTCTTTAAAAAGACAATCTGCCAATCAAGAATCCGCCGAACTTCCGTTCGATCTTCCCGATGAATTCAGTAAGGATAAATCATGAGTGACTTTCTTGGTGCCGGTTGGAGTGCCTATATCGCCTTAGCAACATTGGTCGGTATTTTTTGGTGCATCTGGTTATTATTTTCACAACGCAAGACTAAGGTCACGCTCAAGCCGGATGGTCAGGTAGACGATACTGGTCACGTGTGGGATGGTGATTTGCGTGAGTTAAATAACCCACTGCCACGTTGGTGGATGTGGATGTTCTTGCTTTCATGCATCTTTGCTTTGGTTTATTTGGTCCTATACCCTGGACTAGGTGCTTATCCTGGCGTTTTGGGTTACAGCACTGACGGTGCTCTCATGAAGTCCATGACAACTGCTAATGATGAGTTGAAGCCTGTATACGCAAAATACGTTCAAATGGATGTCCAACAAATTGCTGCAGATCCAAAAGCACGTGAAATGGGTCAGCGTCTTTTCTTGAATTCTTGTGCACAGTGCCACGGTTTAGATGCTGGTGGTGCAAAAGGTTTCCCGAATTTAACTGATGGTGATTGGCTTTATGGTGGCTCACCTGAAAATATCAAAGCGTCTATTGTTAATGGCCGCGCTGGTGTAATGCCTCCATTCCCGCAATTAGATAGTAGGCAAATTGTGGATGTAGCTAACTATGTACGCAGCCTCTCTGGCTTACCGGTAGATGACTCCAAAGCAGCTCTAGGTGCCGAAGTATTTAAAGCTAATTGCGTCGCATGTCATGGTCCTGAAGGCAAAGGTAATATTGCTTTAGGCGCGCCGAATTTGACTGATAAGATTTTGTTGTATGGCTCTTCTGAAGCAACTATTGTTGAAACGATCACCAAAGGTCGTATGGCTCAGATGCCTGCTCAAGACAAAGTGCTCAGTCCTGAAAAGATTCAGTTGTTAACCGCATATGTTTGGGGCTTATCGAATAATAAGCAACCAACTGAAGCTAAGTAAGCTAAGTCATTAGTGTCAGATATTTTGCCGGGTGGGAAACCTGTTCTGATAGAGGTTATTGAGGAATCTCTTTACGAGGTCCGGCGAAAAATTTACCCACGCTCAGTATCGGGGCTCTTTGCCCGTTGGCGTTTTATTCTTGTTTTTGCAACTCAATTACTGTTTTATGGATTACCTTGGCTGAGTTGGAATGATCGTCAAGCAGTCCTCTTTGATTTAATTCAGCGTAAGTTTTATATCTTTGGTTTAGTGCTGTGGCCACAAGACGTGATCTATCTAACGCTTTTATTAATTCTCTCCGCATTAGCACTATTTCTCTTTACGGCAGTAGCTGGACGTTTGTTTTGTGGCTACGCTTGCCCACAGACGGTGTATACAGAAATATTCATGTGGATCGAGCGTAAGATTGAGGGCGACCGTTTTGCACGTATTCGCCTCGACGGAGAGGAGTGGCCTTGGGGTTTTCGTAAATGGCGCCTCAAGATCACCAAGCATTTTCTGTGGCTTTTAATTGCTTTTTGGACAGGTTTTACGTTCATTGGCTATTTCACGCCAATTGAAACCCTAGGCGAATCTTTATTACATCTTTCTCTTGGGCCATGGCAAACCTTCTGGCTTTGCTTTTATAGCTTTGCCACTTGGGGTAACGCTGGATTTATGCGTGAGCAAGTTTGCAAATACATGTGTCCATATGCGCGCTTTCAAAGCGTGATGGTAGATAAAGATACTTTCCTGGTGACTTATGACAAGGTGCGCGGAGAACCTAGGGGAAGTCGTAGTAAATCCGCTGATCCTGCGGCGCTAGGTCTAGGGGATTGCGTAGATTGCAGCATCTGTGTTCAAGTTTGTCCTACAGGAATAGATATTCGAGATGGATTGCAATACATGTGCATCGGCTGTGGCGCTTGTATTGATGCTTGTAACCAGGTGATGGAAAAGGTGAATTACCCCAAGGGCTTGATTCGTTATACGACAGAGCGCGCCATTGAGGATAAGGAATCCAATCAGAGTGCGATCCGCCATATTTTGCGCCCCCGTGTGTTGATTTACACGGCCTTTATTACCGTACTTACCTGTGCTTTCTTGGTCTCCCTTGCTACTCGAAATCCCCTCAGGGTCGATGTTATGCGCGATCGTGGCGCATTAGCTCGCGAAGTAGATGGAGTACGGATTGAAAATATTTACCGCATTCAAATTATGAATGCTTCTGAGAACCCAATGAAAGTCCGAGTAATAGCTACCGGCCTTGATGATTTGAGGATCTTAAATTCACAAGGTAAAGAGATCTACGAAATTAATGTTGCACCAGCTAGCAATCAATTGCTGCCAGTTAAAGTGAGCACTAATATTGGTCAAAATGCATCTGGGAATTACCCAATTTATTTTGATGTGAGTGCGCAAGAGGGCGTGGGAGATAAGGAAGTAATTAGAACCCGCAATGAGAAATCCACTTTTATTATTCCCCGTTAAGCCAACGGCAATGGAGAGAGGATGTATATGACAGAACAACAGATGAATAAACCTTGGTTCAAACAGCTTTGGCCTTGGTTGTTAATAAGCGGTCCTGCTGTTACGATGACTGGTTGCATCATTACTATTTATTTGGCGATCAACTTGCATGCTGATAAACTATTACGTGATGGTGTGATGAAGCAAGGTTTAAAAGTTGAACAACTAAAAGATGCGCAGGCTCCAAAATGAAGTACCGCTTGCTGATCTGGATCTTGTGGCCATCCTTTTTGGTGGCCGGCATGGCAGAGGGCTTGCTATTTACGGTGATACATCCGCAAGACTTATTGTTCTTTGGTCATCACCCAGAGATTTCTGATGAAGGTATTTACACCATTGGATTTTTTGCGATTTGGATCTTCTGTGCAGTGTCTAGCGCATTAACTGCTTACATACTGCCTGGTATTGAGGCGCCAGAAGGCAAAGAAGTCAATCGGGGCTTAATTTAAACCTGTTTCATTGGAAACTCAGGGCTAGCGCAAACCCATGAGACGATCTGGGTTTGGGATGCCCGCTAGTTCATAAAGACCATTCATATCGATTAGCTTGATATGACGCTGCTTAATTTGAATCAGACCTGATTCTGCGAAGCGTGAAAGCATGCGACTCACAGTTTCAATTTGGATGCCTAGATAGCTACCAATGTCATTGCGACTCATACGTAAGTCAAATTCATTGTTGAGGTAGCCACGGGCTGCTAGGCGCTGCGAAAGGCTTAATAAAAAAGCTGCCAATTTTTCTTCTGCGCGCATCGTACCAAGTGAAAGCAAATGGCGTTGATCCTGAGTCAGTTCGCGACTCATAATTTTGTAAAACTGGTTTTGAAGGACCGGTATTTGACGGGCTAAATCTTCAAATGCTTCATAACGAATAATGCAGACTTCACTTTCTTCAAGCGCGATCGCATCCGAGTGGTAGTGACCATCACCAATTCCATCGAGCCCTAAGATTTCTCCTGGTAGATGAAAGCCAATTACCTGCTGCCTTCCATCTTGAAGGCAGAATTCTGTTTTAAGGGTGCCGAAGCGAACGCTATAGACCGAACTTAGCGGATCGCCATGGCGGTAGAGGTTTTCTCCTTTTTGGAGATGAACGCGTTCTTTGACTAGAGAGTCAATTTTGGAAACTTCGCTACTGTTGAGCCCCACTGGTAGACAAAACTGACCCAGAACGCATACTGAGCATTTACTGGTGGGGGTATCGGTGGGCTTGTAATTCATATTTGAGTGGATCTATACGAGCAGTTTATTCTATTAATATGAAAATCATCGATTTCACTTATTTTTCACGAAATTCATGCTGACTTCCAGTCTGCTTTTAGCAATTTTTCTAGGATCTCTCATTAGCGGATGGCACTGCGCTCTCATGTGCGGAGGGATAGCGGCTGCTATTGAGCGCCCGGTCGCCTCTAAGGCCCCTCTGAGGTCCAAATCAGAGCTTTTTCGCCTGCAATTGGTCATGCATTTAGGTCGCATCACTACCTATGTTTTATTAGGGGCTATTGCAGCGT
The nucleotide sequence above comes from Polynucleobacter necessarius. Encoded proteins:
- the ccoP gene encoding cytochrome-c oxidase, cbb3-type subunit III, which produces MSDFLGAGWSAYIALATLVGIFWCIWLLFSQRKTKVTLKPDGQVDDTGHVWDGDLRELNNPLPRWWMWMFLLSCIFALVYLVLYPGLGAYPGVLGYSTDGALMKSMTTANDELKPVYAKYVQMDVQQIAADPKAREMGQRLFLNSCAQCHGLDAGGAKGFPNLTDGDWLYGGSPENIKASIVNGRAGVMPPFPQLDSRQIVDVANYVRSLSGLPVDDSKAALGAEVFKANCVACHGPEGKGNIALGAPNLTDKILLYGSSEATIVETITKGRMAQMPAQDKVLSPEKIQLLTAYVWGLSNNKQPTEAK
- the ccoG gene encoding cytochrome c oxidase accessory protein CcoG produces the protein MSDILPGGKPVLIEVIEESLYEVRRKIYPRSVSGLFARWRFILVFATQLLFYGLPWLSWNDRQAVLFDLIQRKFYIFGLVLWPQDVIYLTLLLILSALALFLFTAVAGRLFCGYACPQTVYTEIFMWIERKIEGDRFARIRLDGEEWPWGFRKWRLKITKHFLWLLIAFWTGFTFIGYFTPIETLGESLLHLSLGPWQTFWLCFYSFATWGNAGFMREQVCKYMCPYARFQSVMVDKDTFLVTYDKVRGEPRGSRSKSADPAALGLGDCVDCSICVQVCPTGIDIRDGLQYMCIGCGACIDACNQVMEKVNYPKGLIRYTTERAIEDKESNQSAIRHILRPRVLIYTAFITVLTCAFLVSLATRNPLRVDVMRDRGALAREVDGVRIENIYRIQIMNASENPMKVRVIATGLDDLRILNSQGKEIYEINVAPASNQLLPVKVSTNIGQNASGNYPIYFDVSAQEGVGDKEVIRTRNEKSTFIIPR
- the ccoN gene encoding cytochrome-c oxidase, cbb3-type subunit I, producing MGLTVGSNQDTFNYKVISQFAIVTVLWGIVGMLVGVILAAQLIWPEITFNIPWLSYGRLRPLHTNAVIFAFGGSALFATSYYIVQRTCQVRLFCDKLAAFTFWGWQAIIVSAAITLPLGITTSKEYAELEWPIDLLITVVWVAYAIVFFGTVIKRKIKHIYVSNWFFGAYILTIAVLHIVNNIEMPASLFKSYSAYAGAQDAMIQWWYGHNAVGFFLTTSFLGMMYYFIPKQAERPIYSYRLSIVHFWALNFTYMWAGPHHLQHTSLPDWTQSLGMVFSLILLAPSWGGMINGIMTLSGAWYKLRRDPLLKFLVVALSFYGMSTFEGSMMSIKTVNSLSHYTDWTIGHVHSGALGWVAMITIGSLYYLIPRLVGQKDMYSTKLIELHFWIATIGVVIYIAAMWIAGVMQGLMWRAFEPDGTLTYSFVESVKATYPFYVIRLLGGLCYLSGMFVMAYNVYKTVIGKKFIDAAIPQASVAAH
- a CDS encoding FixH family protein; amino-acid sequence: MTEQQMNKPWFKQLWPWLLISGPAVTMTGCIITIYLAINLHADKLLRDGVMKQGLKVEQLKDAQAPK
- a CDS encoding CcoQ/FixQ family Cbb3-type cytochrome c oxidase assembly chaperone gives rise to the protein MQNIAPYLSAISTVLGLVFFIGIVWWAWSLKRQSANQESAELPFDLPDEFSKDKS
- the ccoS gene encoding cbb3-type cytochrome oxidase assembly protein CcoS — encoded protein: MESLFLLIPLSLVLVGLLVWVLRWSIKSGQFNDLDGPGHAILMDDDAPKPSKS
- the ccoO gene encoding cytochrome-c oxidase, cbb3-type subunit II, with amino-acid sequence MSEQRRFFSHETLERNVGWLIIAIIAAISIAGLVQIVPLFFQHSTTEPSPGVEPYSVLRLAGRDIYQREGCLGCHSQQIRTLRSEVERYGPYSLAGESVFDHPFLWGSKRTGPDLARVGGRYSDDWHRIHLRNPRDVVPESNMPAYPYLQKPVADTIASHMVAMRRLGVPYTDEQIANAPKELEGKTEEDALIAYLQGLGVNRRYIIIDEVVAK
- the fnr gene encoding fumarate/nitrate reduction transcriptional regulator Fnr — its product is MNYKPTDTPTSKCSVCVLGQFCLPVGLNSSEVSKIDSLVKERVHLQKGENLYRHGDPLSSVYSVRFGTLKTEFCLQDGRQQVIGFHLPGEILGLDGIGDGHYHSDAIALEESEVCIIRYEAFEDLARQIPVLQNQFYKIMSRELTQDQRHLLSLGTMRAEEKLAAFLLSLSQRLAARGYLNNEFDLRMSRNDIGSYLGIQIETVSRMLSRFAESGLIQIKQRHIKLIDMNGLYELAGIPNPDRLMGLR